TCCTTGCGCCATTTCTTGTGTTATTTCTTTTGGCTCGGAGTCCCTAGTACTGTACTCTGATGCGCCGCTTGTGAGAGAATGATGGGAAAGGAAATTTACCCCTTTTTTGATCGATGTGTGCAGTTGTATCTGTCTGGTTGTGAATCTGAAGAGCTGAACACCGTTTCTTGCGATGTGCTTACATGCCTTCTGTCTGTTTCATGTGTTCTTGGCTGCTTAAATGTTAGTGGCTCAGCAGATGTAGGTCATTGGGTGTTATCATGGGGATTTGGATCTCAGTTGACAGAGTTTGCAGCTCTTGTTCCAATTCTTAGGTTGTTCTGTTTCATTACTGTACATGTTTGCAAGGTAGCTGCACTGGCTATAATGTAGGTGGGTAAATCACAAGGGTACACGAATCTGGGGAACTTCTTTTCTTGGGTGTGAAGTACTAGCAGTACATGTTGGTGCGGTAATGCCGGGCATTGTCGTTGAACCAAATGGCTACCATTCTTGTGCAGGGAAGCTTGTTTATGATGTCTCATTATTACCTGCATTTGTAGTTTTTTATCATTCGAATTTGTTTGGTTTAGTTTAAGTTTTAATGTGTGCATCTGCATTCATGCATTCTTCTCTACTCACAGGCGCTGTAAATATATGCTGATCTATACCTGAGAAAATATTTGAAGTATTAGCTTTACACCATCCATCCCAGTCAGATACACTACTAGTCATATCTTTGATTCCTTGGTTTAGTACATATTTGTAAACTTTTATGATGCACATAACTAAAGTTTTCTTCTTTCCCTGTTATTGTATAGATTGACAAAGTGCAAGATACTTTCAACCAATGGAAGCAGACGCCTGAAAATACTGGAGAGTATGTGCATCTGACCAAAGAACTATTAACCAGTTGTGAAAGTATCCAATGGCAGGTGTGTTGAATTGCATCAGCATTTGTATTAATACCTGTTAGACATGTGTATGTGTTGTGTGCGTGTAGAGCCCTTGGTGTGTACGCCAGGGCTAGGGCCGGCTACTGCCGTGGCCCCTTGATTAGTATTAGGCAGATACCCCTGAGATTGGTTCTGTTTCTATAAACCTCTCTCAGGTGCTGCCTATATATTGTTGTACCCATTGTATgacctaatcaatctattattccacgcAATCTCTATTGCTCTCAATACCAATGTAATTTCGAATCCATGCTATCCAGGAATGTTTCCATCTTGGACTTTTCCTTTACATACTTGCCATACTTAAGGCTGTAACATCCACTCATGTTATGCTTAGTACCAGATTGGTTATCGTAAATTACAATCTACTTTTGTCATGTTGCTGCTGCCATGGTTCATGAACTTACTTGTTGCTTTCCATTAATTCTTCAATAAGGTGGATGAATTGGAGAAGGCAATTTCAGTTGCTGAGAGAGATCCTGCATACTATGGACTTAATGATGCTGAaatcaggagaagaagaagctggactAACACTGCACGTAACCAGGTACTTTTCACAGGATACTTCTCAGTGCTGCAAGCATGCTTAAACCATAATTTTACTGCAATAGCATATCCAAGGCATCTCATGAGGTTGCACATGACATAAGGTGCTCTCTTTAAGGCGGAATGTTGAAGCTGGAAGGCAAAAGACTTTGTTTGGACATTCAACCAACACCTCTGAATCCATCAGATCCAAGAAGCACATTTCACAAGATAATGATGAATTCATTGCTTCGGAATCTGATCAGCAGATGCTCCTGATAAAGTAACTGCTTCAAACTTAGCTTGTTGTCCTGCTGTTATGTTGCCCAAGTACCAATTTCACTCATCATTCAACCAAAAATGACTAACCTTCTCATACATAGAAACATAATGGATGTACTGAATGACATCTTCAAACGAAAACTGCAGATGCTTTGATCTAATGATACTTGTATGTACATCTTTAATAGGCGTCAAGATGAGGAGTTGGATGCACTTAGTGCTAGTGTCCAGCGAATTGGCGGCGTAGGTCTCACTATACATGATGAGCTTGTCGGGCAGGTAATCCCTTGTTGTATGTATAAAACGCtcaccttcctccctccctttttTCATACAGAAGAGCATATTCTACTGTATTATGTCATCAAGATTTCAAGCCCTTCCTCATGCCAATATTCGTTCTGTTTCACATTGTTCAGGAGAAGCTTTTGGGTGAGCTGAGCCTCGATATGGAAACTACTTCAAATCGTCTTGACTTTGTGCAGGTGTGCTTTGAATCTTCTGCTCCATCTACCATCTCAATACATTTTGTCAGGAGCCTTCTTCATCCTTTCCCTTAATTTTCTGAACAGTTCAGCAGCATCTCATGAAATTGCATTTATGCCAAGGTAGTATCGGCTAGGGATTGTAAAATAGGAGGAATATGCTTCACCTGGTTTCCATTGACTTTGTGTTCATTTCAACGGTCTGAAACTTcccctttttttatttgtacGCAGAAAAGAGTGGCTATGGTCATGAAGAAGGCCAGCTTGAAGGGGCAGATCATGATGATCGCATTCCTAGTGATTCTTTTCATCATTCTTTTCGTTTTGGTGTTTTTGACTTGAGATATGGGTGTGACCTGTGTGTAATTTTGTACCATGTCGAGCTCAGAACGATGCTGGAAGAGCAGGATTTGAGCCATTCATACAAGTGTAGACAGTACATAAGCACACGTTTGTAAGATTACATCGATAGTTTTGCCCTtgtaaaacatttttttttgcaagcttCAATACTTCAGCTAAAGAAATGACTCCAGAAGCTTGTTGTGCTCCTGTATATACCAGCTACGTTGATATCTCTGTTGTATATCGTTACACTACGTACACCGAGCAGTTCGTTCATGTCAAAGAACGCAGCAAAAGAATGCCCTTAAAAAAACCCAGGTacttttatgatttttttatgaCACTATTTTTcatgaaagatttttttttctgcagaaTAAAATAAAAACGAAACAGAGgcattaaaaaaaggaaaatgatatGTGAACGAAAACCAGAGTACCGGGCCAGAGCCCACAACAGGCTCAGCCCAGAAGGCCAGAGAAAACAGCCCAGACCACATCAGTCTCCACAAGGGCATTTCCGTCCGGCGCAAACAAAACCCTTGCGCCGGGACCCCTTATATATGCTCGCCTAGGGTTTACGTGCCCCCGCCTCCTCACTCAGCCCGCCCGtccctcccgcgccgccaccccccacAGGTGAGCCAtccactcgccgccgcctccccctccccctcccctggATTCTCTTCGCTCGTCGAAGTTGGCCATTTCGCCGCCGTGGGATCGAGCCGCCCTTGTTGTGTTTCCGGCGGATCTGATGTGTTTGTTGTGATGTCCTGCAggtaaggaggaggaggcgaggatgTCGCACCGGAAGTTCGAGCACCCGAGGCACGGTTCCCTCGGCTTCCTCCCGAGGAAGCGCTGCTCCCGCCACCGTGGCAAGGGTACGCACGCATCTCTCACTCTCCCCTCGCCGATGGTGCGGGCGCTCGTGTTTCCTCATGGTTGCTAGATTCGTTTGCGTGAGCCTGTCCATGGTGTAGTGCTTACTAGAACAATTCGGGGCTCGAAGGATCAGTCCCTGATTTAGTCAAGTCGCTTGGATCAGTAGAGTTTGTGTGTTGAGTCTGTGTTAGGATGATTGCCTATATTTTAGGCTTAATTTTTCTTGTGGCAGTTTTAACTGTCTTCATATGACGATAAGTATCCTTTATGTCCGCCCAATATACAAAGCTCTCGTAGTGATTTATTATTTGCTGTACGGAGCTAGTTTATATTATTATTTATCATATAGTACTATGGGTTGGTTTTTGCTTAAGTGTAAAACTGTGATATGCATAATTGCAATGTAGGATTTTCATCATGTCTAACCTCCCATTACGTCACACGTTTGAATTAATTACCCGTGAATTCTAAACCTTTtgattgttttttatttttggtcATCTTATAACTGGTGCTGTTACCTGCCTGTGATTATTTAATTTGCTTTATATCCCCTGTTTGATTGATCTAGTGCTTCTGTTACGCATTATCCTTTGACAGTGATTTTACTACAGTCTAATGTGTATTTTCCTGCTTTTGCAGTGAAGTCCTTCCCCAGGGATAACCCCACGAAACCATGCCACCTCACTGCCTTCCTTGGCTACAAGGCTGGAATGACGCACATTGTGCGTGAGGTTGAGAAGCCTGGATCCAGTACGTCCTTATTTTTTGTGTCCAATTGATTGAATTGATTAACAGTTGTCATCTTGCACATCtgaaaaaaggaatgcatgATCTGCTTGAGTGCATTTAGCTCTTTAGTAGTATCTTCATCAAAGCACAGTgaatatttaatacttttacaTTCATTTTTGGAGGTACAGTAGATAATTATTAATAGCAAAAAAAGCtctgtacctttttttttcttttgtgtatCTGCAAAGCTCCCAATTATCATTCACTTCCGTACTAGTGTGTTAACCTGTAGTTGATTCTGTTTTCATTTAGATGCATTACTGCATGCATCTAACAGTTTTGCCTTTCTAATGTCCTTCAGAACTCCACAAGAAGGAAACCTGTGAGGCTGTCACCATCATTGAAACTCCTCCTCTTGTCATTGTTGGGCTTGTGGCATATGTGAAGACTCCTCGTGGCCTCCGCACCCTCAACTCTGTGTGGGCTCAGCATCTTAGCGAGGAAGTGAGGAGAAGGTTCTACAAGAACTGGTGCAAgagcaagaagaaggctttCACCAAGTATGCTCTCAAGTTCGACAGTGATGCTGGCAAGAAGGAAATTCAGCTGCAGCttgagaagatgaagaagtATGCTTCTGTGATCCGTGTGATCGCCCATACCCAGGTAAAAATCTGAACTGTGCTGTACTTGTAATCTTCTTTGCTCATTTCTAGTTGTAGATATTATGTTTTCTTATGCTTGATGCCGTACTGTCTTAATAAATTAATTATTGTCAACATGTCTAGCATTTGTACATCTTAAAATCCTTGTTTGTTTTGTTGGACCAATTTTTAATACTTAATTTAAGTATTTTTTCACTCATGTTCTTTTATGTATTTCAGATCAGGAAGATGAAGGGTTTGAAGCAGAAGAAGGCTCACCTCATGGAGATCCAGGTCAATGGTGGTACCATTGCTGACAAGGTGGACTATGGCTACAAGTTCTTTGAGAAGGAGGTCCCCGTTGATGCTGTATTCCAGAAGGATGAGATGATTGACATCATTGGTGTGACCAAGGGTAAGGGTTACGAGGGTGTGGTCACTCGTTGGGGTGTCACCCGCCTTCCACGCAAGACCCACAGGGGTCTCCGCAAGGTTGCCTGTATTGGTGCCTGGCATCCGGCTAGGGTCTCCTACACCGTTGCCCGTGCTGGTCAGAACGGATACCACCACCGTACTGAGATGAACAAGAAGGTTTACAAGATTGGCAAGTCTGGACAGGAGAGCCATGATGCCTCCACCGAGTTTGACAGGTACTGTTCTTTTTGCTTCTGAAGAATCATTTCTTTAGTGTTTGTAAGTAGGTTGCACAATCTGTGTAGCCTTGTTTGTTTCGTGGTACTGAATTGTTGGGTCTTTGCAGGACTGAGAAGGACATCACTCCCATGGGTGGCTTCCCCCACTACGGTATCGTCAAGGGTGACTACCTGATGATCAAGGGTTGCTGCGTCGGCCCCAAGAAGAGAGTGGTGACCCTCCGGCAGTCCCTCCTGAAGCAGACCTCACGGCTCGCCCTGGAGGAGATCAAGCTCAAGTTCGTCGACACCTCGTCCAAGTTTGGCCATGGGCGCTTCCAGACCACCGAGGAGAAGCAGAGGTTCTATGGCAAGCTCAAGGCCTAAGCTGCTGCTTGAAGTCCTAAATTGTCACCTGATACTAGTTCCTCCCTTGTTTCCTGTGGTACTAAGTTTTGTAGCAGATGTTTGAGAACCTGTTCCCAAGTTATCTGTGGATTCGCCATCTGTGCTCGAAACCTGTTTGTGCGATTTTTGCTAGTTGGAATGCCTGCTGGAACATCTGATTGCAATTGGGGGCGACTGCCTAGTTTCAATCGTTGGGGATTCTTTGTTCCTTAAGATTGGTGCTTTCATTGTAGTGGTTGTTGATGCCTTATGTGGTTCCACAGTTTAACTAGGGATGCAATTTCAGGGTTAATCAACTTTATACTAGGTCCTACGGAAGCTGGCTTCGGTTCAGGATCTCTCTGAAACGTTCTCGTCTTTAGGCTGAGTTCGATTCGATTGGAGTGATTTACAGGAGACCATAATAACCAAGAATAAactaatttgtagaatttttttgaaaaactgaTTCGCCGTGGTTGCGAAATTTGGTCGGCTGGAATCTGTCATAATTGGATCTGTTTTGCTGAGAGCACTAAAAACAATGAACTTGTTATTGCTCCCCAAGTTACGTCTGGCATTAGCGGTGTCAACAGTGCATGAGTGACGTGGATTGGTTCTACGTTTAGCCTACGGCAAGGCGTATTCTGGGTTTCGCGCTTCCGCAACGGGGTTTTTTCCAGTTGGCTCGGTCAACCCAAGGATTAGgagccagcccagcccagcacAGCCGCGGCCATCCCCGGGCCCGGAGACGCGATCGTGGCCCCACATCTCGCGTCCCCACCAGCCTGTGACGCACCGGCACCGCCCTCCCTTATCCCCAAACGCATCGCCCTATCCCACCCGCCCGCTTCCCCCCTCCCCGCGCCCGGTCCATAGCCCACCCCCCGATCCGCCGAAACGAACGGCTCCCAGGGACCCAGACCCCGTCCCCTGCCAGTCTGCCACGGGACCCCCTCATGCACCGGGTCTAGGGATACGGGAGGAGGCCCCCCGGCACGCCACGCGGCCCGGCCCAGTGTGCACGGACGACGCGACGCGGGGGGCGCAGCGCACGCAGCCGCCTGACCTCAGACAAGTGAGGGGGGAACTGCctgcccctccctctctccgcgCACAGCCAGCCAAGCCGCCCCCTAAgccagaggaggaggaacagGAGGAGGAGCGACGCCGCGGGCGGAGCACGCGAGGTGAGATTTTCttcccccctccctccttcccttcctctccttcctccgtcCCGTCTCGATTCGGCGCGGGCTCGTGAGATTGGGGGCGatggacggcgccgccgctgacCGGGCTTCGTCGCGTAGGGCTGTTAGGGCGCGGGTTAGGTCTTCGCCCCGAGGGCTCCCATTCGATTCGTGCAGGTCGTTGTCACCACGGGAGCGGCGGGTTGGTTTCGAGGCGATGcgtttttttcccctttcgTTTCTTCCCCGAAGGAATTTCCGGGGGGGTTTaggggggccgccgccgcggccgcgggagTCTCTGGTCGCGGTGATGTGAGGATGCGGCGTTCGAGGTGCTGGCGTTAGGGGAATCGATTCCGCCATCGAAATCGTATGCTTGTTTCGTGATTTGTTTATCGCCTGCGACGTTTTAGGGATGTGGGTTTAGGTTTAGTTTCAGGGTCTGTGGGTTCAGTTCACTCTGTTCTACACTGTCACTGCACTGTTCGAGTGGTTGCATGCTGCTGTTTTGCTGCTTCAGACTTGGGGACCTTCCGCCCTTTTTAGATTTATATAATTATATCATTTTAATGTTTACCGGGTCTATTGATGTTGGGGCCTTGGGGGATTCTCACTTCTCAATACCTGTAGCTGTTTTCCAAATACTTGCTTTCGTTGGCTCCATAGTGGCACTTATCTGATGTGCAGCTCGAATAACCTGCTTTGATGTGTTCAAGGGCAGCAGTTTTCACGTGCCACTGTGAGTCTGAAATATTGCATGGTCCAAACAGATTGCAGTGTCTCAGTGTTGTTTTTTTACATCAACATCACGCCTTTATCTACTCAGCAGTAGAAGGAAAAATGGCTTCAAGCCTTTATCTACTCCATGTGAAATATGGACTAGGATTTTTTAGGGTTATTGCTGATTTGCACTTTCCATTTTGAGCGATTTCAGCCCATCAGTACGGTCTCCTCTGTTGCTTCTGCCCCTATTTGAAGGTTGTTGCTTGTTTAGCTTTATCTGCACCTGTCTAGGACTATGACCTTGGATTTATAGATATCAGCAGAAGTACTTATGTGATTTGTTCTTTTCCTTCACTTGTCATCCTACCGAATGCAATCAGCTTCTAATGAGTCTTTCATAGTTTAGATATTTA
This genomic window from Setaria viridis chromosome 8, Setaria_viridis_v4.0, whole genome shotgun sequence contains:
- the LOC117833138 gene encoding syntaxin-61 isoform X2; the protein is MTPAQDPFYIVKDEIQDSIDKVQDTFNQWKQTPENTGEYVHLTKELLTSCESIQWQVDELEKAISVAERDPAYYGLNDAEIRRRRSWTNTARNQVLSLRRNVEAGRQKTLFGHSTNTSESIRSKKHISQDNDEFIASESDQQMLLIKRQDEELDALSASVQRIGGVGLTIHDELVGQEKLLGELSLDMETTSNRLDFVQFSSIS
- the LOC117833138 gene encoding syntaxin-61 isoform X1, giving the protein MTPAQDPFYIVKDEIQDSIDKVQDTFNQWKQTPENTGEYVHLTKELLTSCESIQWQVDELEKAISVAERDPAYYGLNDAEIRRRRSWTNTARNQVLSLRRNVEAGRQKTLFGHSTNTSESIRSKKHISQDNDEFIASESDQQMLLIKRQDEELDALSASVQRIGGVGLTIHDELVGQEKLLGELSLDMETTSNRLDFVQKRVAMVMKKASLKGQIMMIAFLVILFIILFVLVFLT
- the LOC140220175 gene encoding large ribosomal subunit protein uL3, which encodes MSHRKFEHPRHGSLGFLPRKRCSRHRGKVKSFPRDNPTKPCHLTAFLGYKAGMTHIVREVEKPGSKLHKKETCEAVTIIETPPLVIVGLVAYVKTPRGLRTLNSVWAQHLSEEVRRRFYKNWCKSKKKAFTKYALKFDSDAGKKEIQLQLEKMKKYASVIRVIAHTQIRKMKGLKQKKAHLMEIQVNGGTIADKVDYGYKFFEKEVPVDAVFQKDEMIDIIGVTKGKGYEGVVTRWGVTRLPRKTHRGLRKVACIGAWHPARVSYTVARAGQNGYHHRTEMNKKVYKIGKSGQESHDASTEFDRTEKDITPMGGFPHYGIVKGDYLMIKGCCVGPKKRVVTLRQSLLKQTSRLALEEIKLKFVDTSSKFGHGRFQTTEEKQRFYGKLKA